In one bacterium genomic region, the following are encoded:
- the rplM gene encoding 50S ribosomal protein L13 yields the protein MIAQKTKMAKKEALERKWYVVDADGKVLGRLATRVARLIMGKGKPDWTPHVDCGDHVVVLNASKIKVTGRKLTDKVYRHHSGYPGGLKEITLEKQLAKKPEKVIQDAVHGMIPKGPLGRRMITKLKVYAGAEHPHAAQKPQAI from the coding sequence ATGATTGCCCAGAAGACGAAGATGGCGAAGAAGGAAGCGCTCGAGCGCAAGTGGTACGTCGTCGACGCGGACGGCAAGGTGCTCGGGCGGCTCGCGACGCGCGTGGCGCGGCTGATCATGGGGAAGGGAAAGCCTGACTGGACCCCCCATGTCGACTGCGGCGACCACGTCGTGGTGCTCAACGCATCGAAGATCAAGGTCACCGGCCGCAAGCTGACGGACAAGGTCTACCGGCACCACAGCGGTTACCCGGGCGGCCTCAAGGAGATCACCCTCGAGAAGCAGCTCGCGAAGAAGCCGGAGAAGGTCATCCAGGACGCGGTGCACGGCATGATCCCGAAGGGGCCGCTCGGCCGCCGGATGATCACGAAGCTCAAGGTCTACGCGGGGGCCGAGCACCCGCACGCGGCCCAGAAACCCCAGGCGATCTAG